AGTAAAGATCCTTTACAACAACCTCAAGCATTCTTAAATCATTTAATTCAAGAATCAGATTCTCTAAACCACTGGTCAGGTGTGGGATCTGTTAAAAACAGAGGTGATACACCATTGCATTCAATGGTCAGAGAAACATCACAATTAGACAACCATGGTGATAATTTGACTCACAAATTTTCTGTTGGAACTACAGAGGTAGAGTTGTATGAACCTTCATATTCTATGGTATGTGATGAGCAATTTGATTACTCCAACAATCATTGTAGTTCAGCAGAAAATACAATTTGCAAGACAGGGAATGTAGTAGGAGAAAATAAAATGATAGAATTGAATGGACATGATGTGTCAGAATATTTTGCTGAACAGAATGTTTCATTTACAAATCCTGAAGTGAATTTAGATACTGTACTAATCCAGCATGATAATAGTATTGGTAAAAGTAACTTAGAGTCAGATCTGATTAATAAATATGACTCATGTTTTACTGAAAGAAGAGAAACAGAGCAACAAGTGGGAGAATCACATATCTTGAAATCTTCACAACAGACTGAGAATTCATTTTCAGAAGCCTTTctacaaaatatggaaatttgTTATGATACTTATCCTCAATCTTGTCAGGAAGCAAACACTGTTGGTTCAGAAGAAAAGCAATGTTTTCCTTCACTTGGAGATGGAAATGAGCACAATATGAGTTCAACAAGTTTCAACACAATTTCATCAGCTGCCATGACTGATAACTATTTGAAGTGGGATTCACAAGAACAGAAAACTTCTTCCATGTTGCCTGCATCAGATAAGCAGTTGAAGTCTGTACTACAAGTTGAACATCAGACATTGGGACTTGATATTTTAACGAATATTCCTTTTGATTCATATGAAGAGTCACAAAAGTTACAGAATTTTGAGTCTTGTAATAGTAGGCCATCTTCTGTAGCATCTTCAGATACTGATCCAAACTACTCTGCAGCAACTTCTGAATCTCATGTTACAtcctgttttgaaaataaaccatTAGTCTCCCAAAGTAACAAACCAATGTTTCTAAAATATACCATTGCCCCTAGCACGAAGTTGACAACTGCTCCTGTTATATTCATTCATCCTAAGAATCTTGCTGACACACAGTGTGAGTCAACATTATTTGATGCATCCACTTCATTTAAATCACTACCATTTTTACAAATTGGCACATGTAAACCTGAGATATTCACCTCTCTTGCTCTTGATGTTTCTAATATGCAGTCAGCATTAAAGTCCAATGGAAATGTTCCTCCTACATCTAATGAAGGCTCAGCAGCACAGTACACAACATCCATAGATAATACACCAACTGGACAGTTAAGTACACCATTTGACACTAGATCTGTAAAAGAAAGACTAAACCCTAAATCCATAGCACCAGTAATAGTTAATACAACAATAACCTATACTGCAGCAGTAAGTGACATCTCTATAAACAACGACATGTCCAGAGTTCGTGTGGAATTGCCCACTCCAATGAAAGTAAATCATGCTGATCCTTCCTGTGAAATGCCACCTGTTATTTCTGATTCCATAAATCTGAAGACAAAAGTGCATCAAACAACTAATCAACTTGTTGATTTAAGTGGTAAAGATGAGCCTGTAAAACAAACTAGCAATCAAGCTCAAGTAAACATGCAGTCAAATAAATGTCACTTGTGGCAGAATTGTACATCTAATCTTCTGGAATCCATAAAGAAAGCTTTGAAGCCTTTTGATCCAAAGGTACTTAATGCAGCAGCTGAACTGATGAAGCTTTTGTCCTCAAGTGTACACAGACAAGATAATTCTGTATCACTGCTGAAAATACACAACCAGAATAATACAACAGAAGTTGATGTCACTCTGACACAGAATGACAATAACCAGAATGATTCCCCAGAAGTTGACATCACTGAGACACAGAATAATTTTTTAGAAGTTGATGGCACTGTGACACAGAACATTCACAACCAGAGTAATTATACAGAAGTTGATCTCACATTGGAACAAAACACTTATTATCAGAATAATTCTAAGGCAGTTAACATTGTAGTAGCAAATGAAGAATTATTGATTGATTCTTCTTTGAGTGGTCAGACAAGGGACAGAAACTTGAACTTTTCAAATTATTTCCAGGAAGCTGTTGGCCAGTTTCAGCTGAACACTACTTCACACAACAATTCCTGTTCAACTGAACAAATGGAGCTTGGTACATGTAGCTATGTGTGTAATACCCAAGAAGAACAGTCATCTGTCATCTCTGAACCAGTTGAACTTAAGAGCATTAGCAAACCATCTCTGCATTCTGACCATACTGAGAAGACCTAATTTTTGTGTAATTACCCAATTTCTTACATTTAAGCTAAGTTAGTTTGTCACAAATCTTGAGTCAAGCTCATTATTGAGGTGTTATATCCTTCATAaagttttgatttattaatattatattgtaacaatTATTAATGATCATACTGCAAGAACTATGCtatgacaaaattttaaaattaaaaatactgaatattgaAATTCCAAATGCTTTTAAAGGAATTGTGTGTTTGAAGTATGTATGATGGAACTGAGACACTGTTGATGTCAAAGcacttaatatataattttagtgtTTAGTTGCAATGTGAAACAGTTCTCAGACTATCCAACTTTTGGTAATTGATTGGTGGTCTGAATTTGTAGTTGATTTTGTATAGCCAAGTCATTAGTTCTGATTTGGTGGATGACATCTCTATAATCTTATTTCCTTGGtagaattttaagtttttctaatATGAGAGTTTGATTGACATTTTCATTTGGTAGatgtagttttgttttcaaatgtgaGTCTCAAATAATGAGTTTATCACTCATGCAATAATATTTTACCTCATTCTGAGCATCAGTTGAATGGTGAATAGAACTTTGGGGATCATATCAGTTGCAGTAGTTTAAACTGTTGAATTAGTGTCTTTTTGAGTTATATATATTGAATGCCAACTGACTGAaggttttgttggtttttatgatatatttttactcaAAGCTCGTATCGAGTGCAGATTTTGACTGCTATTTTCTTTAGATGATAGATTATTCACTTTTTTGTAAGCAGTTAAATCTGTATGGTAGAACACTGTATGTTGGTTGTAGTTGTGGTCAGTTATAATTATTTGACTTTTGGTTCATAAGAAAGTAATATAGTTGTGGTGTCCTATTTTCAGTATCCTCTACATTAGCATCTTGTTTAGAGAATAACATAGTTATGGTCAGTTACAGTCGTCTAGTTTATAGATTATAGGATGATATTGTAATTGTGGTTTACTTCTTTCAGTGATCCTTATATTAGTATCTTGTGTAGAAAATGTGTTTATTGACTGGTCTTTAACAGCAAACTAATATTTAGAGAAACACTGTGTTATTCATTGAATACTGAACAGATAttcaaacagttatttattttattgaatgttattcattgttgtttatttacgtATTGCAGCTTAGAGATTTGTGCCAACAAGACTGCAGCAGTTCAAGCACACAAGAAGGAATTAATATGCCAAAAATAAACTTTCTGACTAGTattgattttaaattaagaagCATATGTACTGGTAATACATTctgaatttgtatttaaaaaaatattatatgaatagctttaatttgtattcatttaatgttttctttcttagtGCTAAACTACAGTACGTCTCTTTGTCATCTGTGGAAATTATGTACAAGTGGTCAGTTTCTTCATAAaaaccatgttttgttttttaattgacttatagtataatgtgtttacactgtttaatgttttctaatacTTAATGTTTACTTGAAACCTTTACtgattaaagaataataaaaaccaTGTGTCATGTGGGACAAGAAATTTGTTTctccaacaaacaaacagtacagaactacagtggaacccctctaagcggccacccaTCAAATTCGGTCATGccttgaaagcagtcattcaatcacagtcccttttttgtttacataatccctaattatgtacagtggaacccctctaatcaggccagtttgtctcagtcccgataATCAAGATACAACAGGCAGACTTGAAACTGTAAGGACTTGAATCAGTAGGAAAACTTtctatgtattttataattattgtttaaaaggCAATGAATAATGTAGAATGTTGAAAtctataatgtaaaatatgtattatatatttaagatatttataaatttgttactGTGAGCAGATATTTGATCAATTACGGCTGCTTTATTTGCTATATCAAactttcaaatgtattttaagtaTAGCATTTCTCTTGGATTTTATTCCCCAGTTAGTTGAgtgaataatacattttcatgtcCAGGTAGTATCTGTGATAGAGCACCaataattatttgtacatttaaatgGGTAATAACTACAAGAACAGAAGAAAAAATAGACtacagtttctttattagttCATACATAGCTTTACAGTGGGcccaaaacaatgtttaatttctgTAGGGAATTGTAATTCGGATACTGCTTGTTCAGTTGAACACTTGATGAAATCAGAGCTAccttttaaataaacttatagAATAAGAGATCAAAACATTATAAAGCTCTTCAGATTATTAGAAAAATTGAGTGAGaatttatgtcttttatttatttcatttctaaaccAGTGTTTGAAACTGAGATACCACATTTGCTCATGGGTAGAAGCTATGGTAATGTCTTTACATATATTAAACTATGTGAAATGAGTGAATAGATAATATACACAAACACCTCCAATTTctccttattttttttaaatacatattaagaGTATGTTTTCAGTGCtaccaacaaaaatataaaattattctgtgaaatataacaaatgaggaaagatttgaaataaatatgaaattagataTATTGGACTGGAGCATGCaggtagttttattttcattaaaagctAAAATTAACTGTGAAACTAAGCATTTGAAAAGCAATAGCTAAACAGAGACAGAATTCAATATGTAATAAGGGAGCGAAAACAAAGTGTCTTAGGAATACAAAACATGCCTAGAGCTTAGAATTTAATCAACATTTTCAGAATATTGTTGGATAGACTAATTATGTACAGGAAAAATTTTGTTCAGTATGTATAGATGTTTCACGGTTACAAGGCAGGTGGCAGTACTACTTATGTAGGGATGATTTGGATTATTTACTgaaatgttactttaaatatctcctcaataagtcatcagaactttacaatactataaagtatatccttttataacaatatctatgtaatgactgagtcacaagttctgtgaatgtctgtaaatattataacaaaatgtttgaatttcttaATCTTgtctttcatatttcatttttattatgtaacaGTTGTGTTAACCAGTTTTACTGAGAtgacattgtttaaaatatacttctATAAAAAGTATCAATAACAAGTAgtaacttttaaaaatcacatttctagtgtgaatgttgttatttttacccTTTAAAATTCTTGATTAAAGGGAGAAACAGAAATTTACATCCAATAATAgtgaaactataaatattgtagttGGAACTTTTTGTATTTAGAATTTGGTTATAAAAACAACCTTCCTGTGTCTGTTGAAAcattgtagtaaaaaaaaaaatttttttttcaagaaagaaAGTAAATGTATGAATGAGTAATATTAATCTTTCAAACAATGCAAACAAGGTAGTAGCAATGGCATTCACATCATCTACATAATATAGGCACAAAGTGTAGTAGAATGATAACAATCAACAATAGCATAAATTAAACTCACTTGTGATTGAACAGTTCATACATATTGCTATATTTTAATTCTCGCTTGTGCTGTCATCCAGCAGCCCACCACTAATAGGGGCGTAACACAACTCCTATCATCACTAGCATTCACTACAACCAATAATCACCACTTGATTAGCAATATAACTGTGCACATATTTTTAACCAcatattttcagatttttatgtttcataaaagaaaaaagtttgaatacattttttttccctAGTTAAGTCCACTGACAATACACTCACAGTTCCATGTGGCATCTACTACAGCTGATTTTCTGGTCACTTTGATGGTCTCTGAGCAAGCTCTTTCTGCTCAGGAAGAAATGAATCTGATTCATAGGGGATTAGTTACATTTATGTAGTATTCCAAGTCATCTATCAGGATATGTGCCCAGGCCTCCTTCCTCATTTCTAGATATGAACAATCAAGCATGTTACGTTTTATCCTTTTCTCCCATTTCTTATGATTCTACTTCTGTCCTTCTCAATAACTAGCCCTTGGGTCACTATGTAGTGTTTCTTCCCTCTTTgaagaatgggatttatggaagCCATTTTTGGGAACCAGCTGCATTCAGATGTCAGTATGCCTCAACCTTCATATACTTTGGATGACCATactctgatatatattttttctttaaactctTAGCATTTGGATATGCTTGTCCCTTCATGGGGATCTAACCCAgaaactttggttttgttttcccaGCCCAAGTTTCATTGTATTATTCTCACCCTTTTTGCCCTATTGCATTTCTCATCCTCCATATACAAGACTGCCGAAGCTATTCATCGCTCTTTTAATGGGTTTTCTGTAGATTCTCAAAATCTACTGTTTTTCATATTAGCATGCCTCTCCTCTTTGTCCTTACTTTGCAAACAAAGTTGCTCTGTTGGAATCGTTTGGGTCAGGATGCTCTTTACTTTTTTCTTGGGTTCATTTGCTACCCAACTCTTTGAAGATGCATAATTCCCTTTCCTCCCTAGTCTTCCATTTATCCCAAACCCTTCTTGTACCTATTCTTGTGTCTTTACTCCTTATCACATGCTGGTTCTGGCTTCTTGATGTCTGTCATCAGTTCTTGGAGTGTCATCGTTGAGCTACTAGTGGTCTCAGTGACTACATTGTGGATTTGGGACCTGTGGGGGATAGGCTTCTCAGATTTGTCTACATGTAGAGGGATTTTGCTACAGACTCTTGGGTTCTGAAACCATTTTTAGACTCTGGCTGGCAGTTCAGGACTTGCTTAGTAGTGTTTCCATCGAAGAAAATTCTCTTGTCCGAGTTTTTATTTCTGTCTGTTTGTTGTCCTCAAAACGACAGGTGACTGACTCCGTATCATCGATCTTTTGGCCCTGAATTGCTTCCTGCTGTGTGGATGATGAAGGTTGATGTGTGTCAGATGCATACCCACATATTTCCATTTCCCATGTGTCCAAACATTATCTTTGATTTGTTCATCAAGAATGTACATATTTCATTTCTGGGCTCTTCTACTTAGACTTGCCTCAGATCcctacatttttatttgtttggagtGGTCTAGGCATTTGTCCATTACAGAGATAACTAGCTACTTATAACTTCTTTGCAAACCTACACTGCCCTTCATACTCAGTTTCTCTTTAGAGAAGTAGCTCAGAATGATTGGTGAAGGTGGAGAAGCCTATGCTCATTCCACACACAATACCTCATTCATCTTGAGGTGTTGTTCAATTTCATACCTAGTCAGGCCCAACCTGTTCCCCTTGGTTAAGGGAAATGGAGCTTTTAGTTTGCAGTCTCTCCTCTTCTTCCACTTTGTGAGAGATTATCTCTTTTTGGAATGTTGGTTTTCTGGAAGCTATCATCAATCTTGGTTGTGTCCACATGTGTCACCTTCAGCAAGTTTTGTTAAACCAGTAGAGCCTCATTTAGGGTTTCATGGACATCCCATTCTTCCTTCATTGCAGACCAACCTTGTGGTTGAATCAAACCAACACCACTTCTGTTGTTCTTCCTCCTCTTGACTAAGATGGCACTTTTTACTGATGTTTGTCTTTCTGGTTGGAGTGCTTATATGGACCTCCAGAAACATTTGGAGCAATGGACTCACTCAGAACCCTCTCTCCATATCAATCTCTTGGACCTCTTTGCCATTCATCAGGTGTTAGTTCATTTCCTTTTGTACTTTTAGGGCCAGTTGGTGATGATGCATTCTGATAACTCAACAGTGTCTCGTACAACTCCAAGCAAGGGACACTTGGTCAAGAGACCTGTTTTGAGACACTGAGTGCAGAgccatcaaattattttatttttggcatGTT
This sequence is a window from Tachypleus tridentatus isolate NWPU-2018 chromosome 5, ASM421037v1, whole genome shotgun sequence. Protein-coding genes within it:
- the LOC143250802 gene encoding uncharacterized protein LOC143250802 isoform X2 codes for the protein MKNSHVVGEKLLVTHCDFIGILKERNVDVEKRFGLLSKEKHSCCKKRSTNCRLVFRASIPSSCGSAEILQVASNPILCTQPSGVPEILKTSVSECFVEGNVELFIIGKNFLKDAHLIFCEKNEDDETSLVTWEKKILPEQDYLHHTHLVCTVPPYRLRSIEEPVTVQVFVKSGGKTSDPHFFTYLPDSKELECSYETEENEHIQGEFTSVTPLANELYWSNGSNPALVELPVMLQTTPHQPVSFRPTLILPSSGYQVVSSNINTKLSGGCYVTLPERTNTSSIELILHQKHAQGLVGYSDSLKLNEKEDKNESNFLKKAKKSMRSLKIADNDLKAKRIKTAHNRVAGGNQYLGKLSRTHSDSCIESGSDSSGQSECPFKQDLPRHLYQVSDSQSQLTKEKSIEDKAYNLLTHLEFTDVSQKDVTTDSCSDHSKDPLQQPQAFLNHLIQESDSLNHWSGVGSVKNRGDTPLHSMVRETSQLDNHGDNLTHKFSVGTTEVELYEPSYSMVCDEQFDYSNNHCSSAENTICKTGNVVGENKMIELNGHDVSEYFAEQNVSFTNPEVNLDTVLIQHDNSIGKSNLESDLINKYDSCFTERRETEQQVGESHILKSSQQTENSFSEAFLQNMEICYDTYPQSCQEANTVGSEEKQCFPSLGDGNEHNMSSTSFNTISSAAMTDNYLKWDSQEQKTSSMLPASDKQLKSVLQVEHQTLGLDILTNIPFDSYEESQKLQNFESCNSRPSSVASSDTDPNYSAATSESHVTSCFENKPLVSQSNKPMFLKYTIAPSTKLTTAPVIFIHPKNLADTQCESTLFDASTSFKSLPFLQIGTCKPEIFTSLALDVSNMQSALKSNGNVPPTSNEGSAAQYTTSIDNTPTGQLSTPFDTRSVKERLNPKSIAPVIVNTTITYTAAVSDISINNDMSRVRVELPTPMKVNHADPSCEMPPVISDSINLKTKVHQTTNQLVDLSGKDEPVKQTSNQAQVNMQSNKCHLWQNCTSNLLESIKKALKPFDPKVLNAAAELMKLLSSSVHRQDNSVSLLKIHNQNNTTEVDVTLTQNDNNQNDSPEVDITETQNNFLEVDGTVTQNIHNQSNYTEVDLTLEQNTYYQNNSKAVNIVVANEELLIDSSLSGQTRDRNLNFSNYFQEAVGQFQLNTTSHNNSCSTEQMELGTCSYVCNTQEEQSSVISEPVELKSISKPSLHSDHTEKT
- the LOC143250802 gene encoding uncharacterized protein LOC143250802 isoform X1, whose product is MLRLHTSTEPVIWQQTTFIQQVRGVGASVLSFSCDIIHRDTKKMDRNSRRNASSSNTRRNITVRKNDINLHKNMKKGDFDRELSLFLSFPNRSKNGLFELKLLKQPEEQHRARYMTEGNRGPVKDMHGLGYPEVKLFGCQEVVTLQIFIGTDHGKIQPHLYYQAVRVAGKSGTSCIQRKIEGTGVLETQMTPKNDMTVCCDFIGILKERNVDVEKRFGLLSKEKHSCCKKRSTNCRLVFRASIPSSCGSAEILQVASNPILCTQPSGVPEILKTSVSECFVEGNVELFIIGKNFLKDAHLIFCEKNEDDETSLVTWEKKILPEQDYLHHTHLVCTVPPYRLRSIEEPVTVQVFVKSGGKTSDPHFFTYLPDSKELECSYETEENEHIQGEFTSVTPLANELYWSNGSNPALVELPVMLQTTPHQPVSFRPTLILPSSGYQVVSSNINTKLSGGCYVTLPERTNTSSIELILHQKHAQGLVGYSDSLKLNEKEDKNESNFLKKAKKSMRSLKIADNDLKAKRIKTAHNRVAGGNQYLGKLSRTHSDSCIESGSDSSGQSECPFKQDLPRHLYQVSDSQSQLTKEKSIEDKAYNLLTHLEFTDVSQKDVTTDSCSDHSKDPLQQPQAFLNHLIQESDSLNHWSGVGSVKNRGDTPLHSMVRETSQLDNHGDNLTHKFSVGTTEVELYEPSYSMVCDEQFDYSNNHCSSAENTICKTGNVVGENKMIELNGHDVSEYFAEQNVSFTNPEVNLDTVLIQHDNSIGKSNLESDLINKYDSCFTERRETEQQVGESHILKSSQQTENSFSEAFLQNMEICYDTYPQSCQEANTVGSEEKQCFPSLGDGNEHNMSSTSFNTISSAAMTDNYLKWDSQEQKTSSMLPASDKQLKSVLQVEHQTLGLDILTNIPFDSYEESQKLQNFESCNSRPSSVASSDTDPNYSAATSESHVTSCFENKPLVSQSNKPMFLKYTIAPSTKLTTAPVIFIHPKNLADTQCESTLFDASTSFKSLPFLQIGTCKPEIFTSLALDVSNMQSALKSNGNVPPTSNEGSAAQYTTSIDNTPTGQLSTPFDTRSVKERLNPKSIAPVIVNTTITYTAAVSDISINNDMSRVRVELPTPMKVNHADPSCEMPPVISDSINLKTKVHQTTNQLVDLSGKDEPVKQTSNQAQVNMQSNKCHLWQNCTSNLLESIKKALKPFDPKVLNAAAELMKLLSSSVHRQDNSVSLLKIHNQNNTTEVDVTLTQNDNNQNDSPEVDITETQNNFLEVDGTVTQNIHNQSNYTEVDLTLEQNTYYQNNSKAVNIVVANEELLIDSSLSGQTRDRNLNFSNYFQEAVGQFQLNTTSHNNSCSTEQMELGTCSYVCNTQEEQSSVISEPVELKSISKPSLHSDHTEKT